A section of the Flavobacterium sp. CG_23.5 genome encodes:
- a CDS encoding ferritin-like domain-containing protein has protein sequence MKNSENSNHEKTSNGTNNKNLFVQPSSKAASELKDLFIDSLKDIFWAENALVGALPKMGANATAASLVSAIKEHLAVTKNQVLRLEKIFDLLGEKAEGKKCEAMSGLLKEGDSILEETMPGAVRDAGIIAASQKIEHYEIATYGTLVAFAKTLGENDVAKLLTQTLAEEKEADCVLNDIALNAVNIVAAK, from the coding sequence ATGAAAAATTCAGAAAATTCAAACCACGAAAAAACTAGCAATGGTACTAACAATAAAAATCTTTTTGTTCAACCATCTAGCAAAGCTGCTTCAGAACTAAAAGACTTATTTATTGACAGCTTAAAAGATATTTTTTGGGCGGAAAATGCCCTTGTCGGCGCTTTGCCAAAGATGGGTGCTAACGCAACGGCAGCAAGTTTAGTTTCTGCAATTAAAGAACATTTGGCTGTGACTAAAAATCAGGTACTCCGTCTTGAGAAGATTTTTGACCTTCTTGGCGAAAAAGCAGAAGGAAAAAAATGCGAAGCGATGTCCGGCCTATTAAAAGAAGGCGACAGCATTTTGGAAGAAACAATGCCGGGCGCTGTTCGTGATGCTGGAATTATTGCTGCTTCGCAAAAAATTGAACATTATGAAATAGCAACATATGGCACCTTAGTAGCATTTGCCAAAACACTTGGTGAAAATGATGTTGCAAAATTACTAACACAAACCTTGGCCGAGGAAAAAGAAGCGGATTGCGTGTTAAATGATATTGCACTCAATGCCGTCAATATTGTTGCCGCAAAATAG
- a CDS encoding catalase, with amino-acid sequence MENLQDGKQRDLSKNKSDSTNKFLTTDQGVKINDDNNSLKAGERGPSLLEDFILREKITHFDHERIPERIVHARGSGAHGFFEVTTPIPELTKAGFLQEAGMKTPVFARFSTVAGSRGSSDLARDVRGFSVKFYTQQGIYDLVGNNMPVFFIQDASKFPDLIHAVKPEPHNEMPQAASAHDTFWDFISLMPESMHMIMWIMSDRALPRSLRMMEGFGVHTFRLINEANESVFVKFHWKPKLGTHAVAWDEAQKISGKNSDFHRQDLWEAIEMGNFPEWELGVQIIPTSDENKYEFDLLDPTKLVPEELVPVTIIGRMVLNKNPDNFFAETEQIAFHPGHVVPGIDFSNDPLLQGRLFSYTDTQLSRLGSPNFHEIPINRSIAPVHNNQRDGHMRQEINIGRVSYQPNSLGGGCPYQAKISEGGFTSFNERIDAYKIRQRSESFNDHFGQAKLFFNSQTSTEKSHIVKALRFELGKVETMAIRIRMLGLLSKVDKVLAEKVAIGIGSTIPPVLETPLNHGVSPENEMGTQESTTVEQSIAASDALTMLKNPTNTSTIASRKVAIICDNGVSEVCILKMKNALLKEDANGFIIAPHLGSITTDEKVAVAVDFSLLTASSVLFDAVYVPHGLEINAIAENDDVSEFLNDAYKHCKVIGADGQAIKVISAVPFASKIKNSDDGIILTNEIASEGFVQQFITAMGKHRFWEREVNLYK; translated from the coding sequence ATGGAAAATTTACAAGATGGCAAACAGCGTGATTTGTCAAAAAACAAGTCGGATAGCACTAATAAATTTCTGACGACCGATCAAGGGGTTAAAATCAATGACGATAATAATTCTTTAAAGGCAGGAGAGCGTGGGCCTTCTCTACTGGAAGATTTTATTTTAAGGGAAAAGATAACTCATTTTGACCATGAACGAATACCAGAAAGAATTGTACATGCACGCGGATCAGGAGCACATGGTTTTTTTGAAGTTACCACGCCTATACCGGAATTAACAAAGGCAGGATTTCTTCAAGAAGCAGGAATGAAAACCCCAGTTTTCGCAAGATTTTCAACTGTTGCGGGATCTCGAGGTTCTTCAGATCTTGCTAGGGATGTAAGGGGTTTTTCAGTAAAATTTTACACTCAGCAAGGTATTTATGATTTAGTCGGAAATAACATGCCTGTTTTTTTTATTCAAGATGCATCTAAATTTCCTGATCTTATACACGCCGTTAAACCAGAACCGCATAACGAAATGCCGCAGGCCGCATCTGCTCATGATACATTTTGGGATTTCATCTCCTTGATGCCTGAATCAATGCATATGATTATGTGGATTATGTCAGATCGGGCACTTCCAAGAAGTTTACGTATGATGGAAGGCTTTGGTGTTCATACATTTCGACTAATTAACGAGGCTAATGAATCTGTATTTGTAAAATTTCATTGGAAACCAAAATTAGGAACTCATGCAGTGGCATGGGATGAAGCCCAAAAGATTTCAGGTAAAAACTCCGATTTTCATCGTCAGGATTTATGGGAAGCCATTGAAATGGGAAATTTCCCAGAATGGGAATTAGGAGTGCAGATTATCCCAACATCAGATGAAAATAAGTATGAATTTGACCTTCTAGACCCGACCAAACTGGTTCCGGAGGAACTCGTACCGGTGACAATCATTGGAAGAATGGTTCTCAATAAAAATCCTGACAACTTTTTTGCTGAAACAGAGCAAATTGCATTCCATCCGGGACATGTGGTACCAGGTATAGATTTCAGTAATGACCCTTTACTACAAGGGCGTCTATTTTCTTATACCGATACCCAATTATCAAGATTGGGAAGTCCAAACTTTCATGAAATACCAATTAACAGAAGTATAGCACCAGTTCATAACAACCAGCGAGACGGTCATATGCGTCAGGAAATTAACATTGGCCGAGTAAGTTACCAACCAAATTCACTTGGAGGCGGTTGCCCCTATCAGGCTAAAATTAGCGAAGGTGGTTTTACAAGTTTTAATGAACGTATTGATGCATATAAAATCAGACAAAGAAGTGAAAGTTTCAATGACCATTTTGGACAGGCAAAATTATTCTTTAACAGCCAGACTTCAACAGAAAAAAGCCATATTGTTAAAGCATTGCGCTTTGAGCTAGGCAAAGTAGAAACCATGGCTATCAGGATCAGAATGTTAGGACTTTTATCAAAAGTAGACAAAGTACTAGCAGAAAAAGTTGCTATTGGTATTGGTTCTACAATTCCTCCAGTCCTTGAAACGCCATTAAACCATGGAGTTTCTCCTGAAAATGAAATGGGTACACAGGAATCTACAACTGTAGAACAATCTATTGCCGCTTCTGATGCGCTAACTATGCTTAAAAATCCTACCAACACATCAACAATTGCTTCGAGAAAAGTTGCTATTATATGTGACAATGGCGTTTCTGAGGTTTGTATTTTAAAAATGAAAAATGCTTTATTAAAAGAAGATGCCAATGGCTTTATAATAGCACCACATCTTGGAAGTATAACTACCGATGAGAAAGTAGCTGTAGCTGTTGATTTTAGCCTACTCACAGCTTCATCGGTACTATTTGATGCGGTTTACGTTCCGCACGGGCTAGAAATTAACGCTATTGCAGAAAATGATGATGTTAGTGAATTTCTAAATGATGCATACAAACACTGCAAGGTTATTGGTGCTGACGGTCAAGCAATAAAAGTAATAAGTGCGGTCCCTTTCGCTTCCAAAATTAAAAACAGTGATGATGGAATTATATTAACAAATGAAATAGCATCAGAAGGGTTTGTACAGCAATTTATAACAGCAATGGGTAAACACCGTTTCTGGGAACGTGAAGTAAATTTATATAAATAA
- a CDS encoding site-specific integrase, which translates to MKTKITLHFYAKSTKANTSGQLPIYIRLTVDGKRMEFSSKKFIEAAKWSTELSKMKGTSEEARSLNEYLNLMKSKIFDIQMELIHKNELLTLEVFKNKLLGIEERQRTLIPILKDHNNKIKELVGKEYAQGTLERYNTSLKHTIDFLEWKYKISDIEIDKINHAFITDYEFYLRSVRNCANNTAVKYIKNFSKIIKICLANNWIERNPFSNYKAKVREVERVYLSEGEIQNIINKDFKTERLSLVRDIFLFSCFTGLAYIDVKNLTKSHISIGIDGEKWIFTHRQKTEAASKIPILPITQMIIDKYEDHPECCNQNKLLPILSNQKMNAYLKEIAGVCEIEKELTFHIARHTFATTVTLTNGVPIESVSKMLGHKNLRTTQHYAKVLDKKVSEDMMILREKFKEGVLAKSVS; encoded by the coding sequence ATGAAAACAAAAATCACATTACACTTTTATGCTAAAAGCACTAAAGCCAACACATCAGGTCAATTACCAATCTATATTAGATTGACTGTAGATGGAAAACGAATGGAATTCAGTTCAAAGAAATTCATTGAAGCAGCAAAATGGTCAACCGAATTGTCAAAAATGAAAGGAACCTCAGAGGAAGCCCGTTCATTAAATGAATATCTTAATTTGATGAAATCTAAAATATTTGACATTCAGATGGAATTAATTCACAAAAACGAATTACTAACACTTGAAGTTTTCAAAAACAAATTACTGGGTATCGAAGAACGACAAAGAACCCTCATCCCTATCTTAAAAGACCACAACAATAAAATCAAAGAATTGGTAGGCAAAGAATATGCACAAGGAACATTGGAGCGTTATAATACCTCTTTGAAACATACCATTGATTTTTTAGAATGGAAATACAAAATATCCGATATCGAAATCGACAAAATAAATCATGCCTTTATAACCGATTATGAGTTCTACCTGCGCAGCGTTAGGAATTGCGCGAATAACACCGCTGTCAAATACATCAAGAACTTCAGCAAAATCATCAAGATTTGTTTGGCCAATAATTGGATTGAAAGAAACCCTTTCAGTAACTACAAAGCCAAAGTCAGAGAAGTGGAACGGGTGTATTTATCAGAAGGAGAAATTCAGAATATCATCAACAAAGATTTCAAAACCGAAAGACTATCATTAGTCCGCGATATCTTCCTTTTTAGCTGCTTTACCGGCTTGGCATACATTGACGTCAAAAACTTAACTAAGTCCCATATAAGCATCGGTATTGATGGAGAGAAATGGATATTCACCCACCGTCAGAAAACAGAAGCTGCATCAAAGATTCCAATTCTTCCAATTACCCAAATGATAATCGATAAATACGAGGACCATCCGGAATGCTGCAATCAAAACAAACTGCTTCCCATTTTGAGCAACCAAAAAATGAATGCGTATTTAAAGGAAATTGCAGGCGTTTGTGAAATTGAAAAAGAACTCACCTTCCACATTGCCAGACATACTTTTGCAACAACTGTAACACTTACAAACGGAGTTCCTATTGAAAGTGTAAGCAAAATGCTTGGTCATAAAAACTTACGTACCACACAACATTATGCTAAAGTCTTAGATAAGAAGGTCAGTGAGGATATGATGATTTTAAGGGAAAAATTTAAAGAAGGTGTATTGGCTAAATCGGTGAGTTAG
- a CDS encoding HipA domain-containing protein — protein MSKKCVYCYLRLEDTIEGDFHEQCSLAFFGTKHQPAFEHTLQQMTALALNVVERSVAVPGVQPKLSLSIVNDTIQDGNKGRLTVVGALGGNYIFKPPSEQFAEMPANEHVTMRIAEAFGINTVKSSLIRLQSGELSYITKRIDRTATGEKIHMLDMFQITEAFDKYKSSMEKIGKAINEFSDNTLLDKLYFLELGVFSYLTGNNDMHLKNFSMINTGDSWTLAPAYDLLNVAIVNPEDTEELALTLDGKKKKLKWQHFQTLGTNLGLNDKQLKGIVKRFQKNKPIAMQWIDNSFLSEAFKEKYKLLLEERYSSLFQPK, from the coding sequence ATGAGTAAGAAATGCGTATACTGTTACCTGAGATTAGAGGATACAATTGAAGGTGATTTTCACGAGCAATGTAGCTTAGCGTTTTTTGGAACAAAACACCAACCTGCATTTGAACATACCCTACAACAAATGACCGCCTTAGCGCTAAATGTCGTGGAGCGAAGCGTAGCAGTACCCGGGGTACAACCCAAATTATCACTATCAATAGTAAATGACACGATTCAGGACGGGAATAAAGGACGCCTTACCGTGGTAGGTGCTTTGGGCGGTAATTATATTTTCAAACCGCCATCCGAACAATTTGCTGAAATGCCCGCAAATGAACATGTAACGATGCGCATTGCAGAAGCTTTTGGTATTAACACTGTAAAATCAAGCTTGATCCGTCTACAATCTGGTGAGCTTTCCTATATTACCAAACGCATTGATAGGACAGCTACTGGAGAAAAAATCCACATGCTCGACATGTTCCAAATCACGGAAGCTTTTGACAAATACAAAAGCTCGATGGAAAAAATAGGCAAAGCCATCAATGAATTCTCAGACAACACCTTATTGGACAAACTATACTTTTTAGAACTGGGTGTCTTCAGTTACCTAACGGGAAATAACGACATGCACCTGAAGAACTTCTCGATGATCAATACAGGGGATAGTTGGACATTGGCTCCAGCCTATGATCTGCTGAACGTAGCCATAGTAAACCCGGAAGACACCGAAGAACTAGCTTTAACACTCGATGGAAAAAAGAAAAAACTAAAATGGCAGCATTTCCAAACACTAGGCACAAACCTCGGACTCAACGACAAACAGCTCAAAGGAATAGTAAAACGATTCCAAAAAAATAAACCAATTGCCATGCAGTGGATTGATAATTCATTCCTATCTGAAGCATTCAAAGAAAAATACAAACTACTATTAGAGGAAAGATACAGCAGTTTATTTCAGCCTAAGTAA
- a CDS encoding HipA N-terminal domain-containing protein, translated as MRKAAIYYKDVLAGILTETDEGDYIFQYEEQYIKKHPKQFITFTMPVSPKTYTDKRLFPFFEGLIPEGWLLDIASKNWKINPNDRMGLLLACCQNCIGAVSVQPIPNENE; from the coding sequence ATGAGAAAGGCAGCAATATATTATAAAGACGTCTTAGCGGGAATACTCACCGAAACAGATGAAGGAGACTATATCTTTCAGTATGAAGAACAATACATAAAGAAACATCCCAAGCAGTTCATTACGTTTACGATGCCAGTAAGTCCTAAAACATATACCGACAAACGATTATTCCCCTTTTTTGAAGGACTAATTCCTGAAGGCTGGCTCCTGGATATCGCATCCAAAAACTGGAAAATTAATCCCAATGACCGCATGGGATTACTCTTGGCCTGCTGCCAAAATTGTATCGGTGCCGTCAGTGTTCAACCAATACCAAATGAAAATGAGTAA
- a CDS encoding helix-turn-helix domain-containing protein: protein MITLADFVKEKRNEVNLTQEAFAERAGVALTVIRKIEQGKENLNLEKVNQVLRMFGHTLAPVNARELSKNEKKE from the coding sequence ATGATAACACTAGCAGACTTTGTAAAAGAAAAAAGAAATGAAGTAAACCTTACCCAGGAAGCATTTGCAGAACGTGCTGGAGTAGCACTTACCGTTATTCGAAAAATAGAACAAGGCAAAGAAAATCTAAATCTCGAGAAGGTAAATCAAGTGCTCCGAATGTTCGGGCATACCCTCGCACCGGTTAACGCACGAGAATTATCCAAAAATGAAAAGAAAGAATAA